From the Hordeum vulgare subsp. vulgare chromosome 1H, MorexV3_pseudomolecules_assembly, whole genome shotgun sequence genome, the window ACCACTTCTAGATAGTCTGATCATTCCTTACTTATCTCTGCTATGACCCACCTTTTGCTCTTTAATCTCGTTCTTTTTTTGGGTACCAAGTCTGAGGCTTATATTTTTTCTTTGCCCTTGCTTCAGCTGCTCATAGTTATAATCGACAAGCACCTTGTGCCGCCGATTTCCCATGAACTTGATTGCTCGGGCTGCTGCACTATTCATCGAGGTTGCTCCGTCTTTGCATATGGGACTTGACACCAATTTCCAGCCAGATGCAGCGCCCAGCTCCTCTCTTGTGAGGCAAAACTTAACTACCGATATATATCCCCCTTGCTCAAGTTCATGCGCAAAGTAGTGGTTTAGAGAGGTAGAGCTTCTCAAACAATGTCTCCAACAGGAACCTGCCGGAAAGATCGGAACCGCCGAGCATTACATAAGCATGACAAGATGAATGTGAAGGTCAGGTGTATACTACAATCATGACACAAATAAAAAGCTCAGTAGTAAAGATTCATTAGACAGGCTTTTAAAAATAACAACCAGTGAGACCCATAAATGTGCAAGACAAACTGAAGCCATAATATTACTGAAATATAAATTCAGAAATAGGCAAATATAATTTATTCAGTTCAGTTGACAAAAGCATGAATTAAAATAAATTGTCACTAAGTAAGCTCTTGTTCCTATAACCACTTAATATAAAGAACCCCATACATATTTCGGTAAACGGTAGAGGAGCGTTCAATTTTAATAGGCCATAACCTGTAGCCTAACTGTCTTTCCTTAGCGCTTTCTAATTTGTAAAGCAAAGAGAGCATTTATACGATCAATATTGCTTCATTTCAGCTTATGTGAGTGCCATGTGAATTTTGAAGTACTTCAAGTAGACCTCAAACAAaatcaaacttaaattctacgaaGCTAATTgctaaattttgaaaaaaaaacataccatgGAATTATTGTAATTGGGACCTTTTTAAGGGTGATTTGGAGTTACAGATGTGCTGGGGAAAAATCATCCCTATGATTTCGAAATAAAAACTGAGAGCATCTTAACATccatgagatggatatgtggaaaGTTTTAGGgcaaaaaattaaaaaagaaaATATGCAATGGAAGATTAACTGATTGCCTGCTGTTCAGGTGGCAAAGAACCATGGAGTGGGAGAACAAGAGCATCCATACAAGAACCTTCCTCGAGATTTTGAATTCTTTCCTCCAATTTTGACACCATCTTGTCGATGTCATCCTGAAAAGGATACCAACAAGTTTGTATAAGTATGACAAACAATAGTTATGAACAAAATTATGCAAAATACTTTCAGACATTTTAAAACCACATCAATGACAACATATGAAAGTTCTACAACTATTCCAAAATTAAAATCATCAGTCACTCTAGACAGGAGGAACAAAATACAGTTTCAAAATTCAAAAGGAATCAGGCAAGATGATAACGAGAAATTACTTTCTAAATATTTTATTCCCATATAAGAATATTGGTAATTTGGTGATAAATTAGGGCTAAGTGGTAGCAGGTATTAAGAACCATCTCAAGTATTTGTTTTGCCCTTAAGGACAAACTTTGCACAGGGACTCTCTGTATTAGACACCAGACACTAACATGCAAGAAAGGAGGACAAATTAACATAAACTATGCAATTAAATCTGCTAAGAAACAGGTCAAGGTCTTTCCATAGTGTCAGAGACCACATAATGTCCTTCAAAGTTGCATATAAGAGCATACACAGTGGCCAACTTTGAGATACTGACCTTTCCTGTCATAAATATTAATACATCCCCAGGAGCTTCCTTAACATGGATATCTGTTGGAGAAAAATCTATGGGTATTAGTACGGAAAATAAGATCTCCAATAATTTAAGCATATAAAAATCATCAAAAGCAAAACTTTAAACAAATCGAAAAACATAATTATATGACTTCCTTATAATCTATGTTAGTTTCCACCAATAATAAGTCACGTAATATAAATATTTCTCTTTGGTCGCATTTatgcatgcatcaaacaattttcacCAAGACATGTAGGCTGTTAGCTGGCAAACCTGTAGTTTGCACATGCCTTCCTGTCAATGCACTTTACAATTTTAATCATGCTAAATGGATAAGAGCCAAGGGAATGGCCCGGCAACCAGAGCTCGTGAGTAcatgatgttggaattatgccctagaggcaataataaatgtatagttattattataattcctgtatcaagataatagtttattatccatgctataattgtattgaatgaagactcatttacatgtgtggatacatagacaaaacaccgtccctagcatgcctctagttggctagccagttgatcgatgatagtcagtgtcttctgattatgaacaaggtgttgttgcttgataactcgatcacgtcattgggagaatcacgtgatggactaagacccaaactaatagacgtagcatgttgatcgtgtcattttgttgctactgttttctgcgtgtcaagtatttattcctatgaccatgagatcatataactcactgacaccggaggaatgctttgtgtgtatcaaacgtcgcaacgtaactgggtgactataaagatgctctacaggtatctccgaaggtgttagttgagttagtatggatcaagactgggatttgtcgatccgtgtgacggagaggtatctcggggcccactcggtaatacaacatcacacacaagccttgcaagcaatgtaacttagtgtaagttgcgggatcttgtattacggaacgagtaaagagacttgccggtaaacgagattgaaataggtatgcggatactgacgatcgaatctcgggcaagtaacataccgaaggacaaagggaatgacatacgggattatacgaatccttggcactgaggttcaaacgataagatcttcgtagaatatgtaggatccaatatgggcatccaggtcccgctattggatattgaccgaggagtctctcgggtcatgtctacatagttctcgaacccgcagggtctgcacacttaaggttcgacgttgttttatgcgtatttgagttatatggttggttaccgaatgttgttcggagtcccggatgagatcacggacgtcacgagggtttccggaatggtccggaaacgaagattgatatataggatgacctcatttgattaccggaaggttttcggagttaccgggaatgtaccgggaatgacgaatgggttccgggagttcaccggaggggggcaacccactccggggaagcccataggtatttgtgggggtcacaccagcccttagtgggctggtgggacagcccaccaaatcctatgcgccaaggaagaaaaatcaaaggaagaaagaaaaaaaaaggaagaagtgggaagggggaaggactccctcccaccaaaccaagtaggactcggtttggggggggggagagtcctcccccctggctcggccgaccccttggggttcccttggaccccaaggcaaggtccccctccctcctcctatatatatggggcttttagggcagatttgagacgactttctcacggctgcccgaccacatacctccatagtttttcctctagatcgcgcttctgcggagctcgggcggagccctgctgagacgagatcatcaccaacctccggagcgccgtcacgctgccggagaactcttctacctctctgtctctcttgctggatcaagaaggccgagatcatcgtcgagctgtacgtgtgctgaacgcggaggtgccgtccgttcggtactagatcgtgggactgatcgcgggattgttcgcggggcagatcgagggacgtgaggacgttccactacatcaaccgcgatctctaatcgcttctgctgtacgatctacaagggtacgtagatcactcatcccctctcgtagatggacatcaccatgataggtcttcgtgcgcgtaggaaaatttttgtttcccatgcgacgttccccaacacatgaccctCCCAAGGCTGATCTTTTTGACATAGCATCTCACACCACCACAAACCCACACTTGCACCACCTCCCTTTTCATcaaagacaacgacgaccacacgaCGACAAGGGAGGCAAATTGCAGCCAGTACAGTGGCAGAATCAACAGCGAGGAGTGGGATTAGTCAGTGGTCTAGGACATGTCGGTATCCTAGTGTTTGGTGGGGTGTACAGGACCTACTCATCAGGGACAAAGTGGTACTACTTAAGGGAATATTCTCATCAGATGTTGGACCAATCACCAATGGATGTATCCTCTATTGTAGAAGTTTTAAACTGCAATAGTTACACACACAAAAATATCCATACCTATAGCTGTTCTGAGAGAGGATTCGATATAATTTGTTGGACGGTCTGTGCTGTAAAACTTCTCCACAGGGAATATAGCTCCAGGGATGTTCAACACAGGGCATCTTGAGAAGAAATTTGACACTTTCAAACCATCAAGAGTCGCCGAAGTGATGAGAACTTTCAAATCTGAAGCTCGATGTTTGATCAATCTTTTCATTAAACCTAAAAGGATATCGCTGTAACAAATTACATAAGCATGAAAAGATGAATGTGAAGGTCAGGTGTATACTATAATCATGACACAAATAAAAAGCTCAGTAGTAAAGATTCATTAGACAGGCTTTTGAAAATAACAACCAGTGAGACCCATACATGTGCAAGACAAACTGAAGCCATAATATTACTAAAATATAAATTCAGAAATAGGCAAATAAAATTTGTTCAGTTCAGTTGGCAAAAGCATGAATTAAAATAAATTGTCACTAAGTAAGCTCTTGTTCCTATAACGACTTAATATAAAGAACCCCATACATATTTCGGTAAACGGTAGAGGAGCGTTCAATTTTAATAGGCCATAACCTGTAGCCTAACTGTCTTTCCTTAGCGCTTTCTATCCCCTCTGAACCTTTCTATCAGTTCTACCAGTGCACAAGAGAGCAAACAATCGCAAGCATACATCACCAGTTCTATTGTGAAGTCCTGATTCTGCTCCTGTTGACGATGTGCTGCTGCAGCTTCTGCAGTAGCCGGTGATCATCAGGATGATGTGATGGAAGACAATGCTCCCTGAATTCGCAATTTATCCCTGGTAAAGGAGGCAACATAAAACAAAAGAAGGTGCAAAGAAAAAGACTTTACTCTGAATTTGTACCACTGCATGCAAGCCACCACGAACATGTGGCACGGCCAGAGTCTCGTCGCTTCTGGCACATCTAGCCTTATCTGAAGTTTCAAAACCAAGTTTTGGAGCAACCGCCGGCATAGGATCTCAGCGGGCGCCATCGTGGAGGTCATGGCGGGTTGGGTGGCGCCGAATCGGATAGAGGAGGTGGATGGCGCGCGGATCCGGGAGGAAGGCACCGGATCTGGCCGATGGAGATCCCGTGGCGCGCTGAGCTCCTGGAGAGAAGGAGAGAAAAGgagattagagagagagagagagagagaggaaagagaGAAGGCAGGGGAGCGGCGGCGTGACCTGGGAATCGGCGGCGGCAGTGGTGTGACCTGGGAATCGGCGGCGGCCTCGCCGGACGCCGGACGACGCGCGAGGGAGGTCGGGGAGGAGGCGCACAGGAGGAGGAGCTCAGGGTCGGGGATAAGGGTTGCGGACATAATATCTAGCAATTGCAATGGTTTTTACGCAAAAACGAAACGTTTTTCTAGAGTGTCACTTAAacagggactgcgggttgaacATCTAAAACCTCGGggacttttttgcaaaactaccacGACGACGGACGGCAGGAGCAAtacgtgctttattattattattatattagaAAGAGAGGAGAgatataaaagcatttagatcactaaagtagcaTCAATTCAATTTTGAATGGAATgaacttgcaaggattaaatccCCATCTACATTACGCGCATATGAGTCGAAACTTACATGTTCACACGCTATAATGCGGTATCCGTTCATAATTTGGGACTGGAAAATATGTATCTAAATTTGCTTGTTTGAAAAACAGAGGAGATACGGTACCTATACTGTGTTGGAATAATCCAAACATTCCTTGCGGTTAAGTTGGTTTCCATGTACTAGGAGTACATATTCACGTGTAAGAGTTTGAGTAGTACTATGCTTAGTCTACTCCGTGTCACGTTGGAGTTAGTAGTAGCCAGCGGTAATCAGCTTGGGAAAGTTGAGC encodes:
- the LOC123405605 gene encoding probable pre-mRNA-splicing factor ATP-dependent RNA helicase DEAH4 translates to MKRLIKHRASDLKVLITSATLDGLKVSNFFSRCPVLNIPGAIFPVEKFYSTDRPTNYIESSLRTAIDIHVKEAPGDVLIFMTGKDDIDKMVSKLEERIQNLEEGSCMDALVLPLHGSLPPEQQAIS